In one window of Eggerthella guodeyinii DNA:
- a CDS encoding CTP synthase, producing MAKHIFVTGGVVSSLGKGITAASLGHLLKARGYKVTMQKMDPYLNVDPGTMSPFQHGEVFVTEDGHEGDLDLGHYERFIDENLTRESNFTQGSVYQSLLARERRGDYLGGTVQVIPHVTEAIKALLRRIAETTGADIVISEIGGTVGDIESLPFIEAARQFKKELPYGDVLFVHVTLVPYIAAAHEVKTKPTQHSVKELRSIGVQPDFIVCRSDHEIEAAVREKIALFCDVRPDEVLACTDAPSIYEVPLGLHEQRFDEMVLDRFGLERRAIDLAPLRSFLAAADGCEGEVDVAVVGKYVSLPDAYLSVIEALGHAGVRRGRRVNVHLVDGEELSDGNADEVLGGIDGILVPGGFGQRAFEGKIAAARYARERGVPYLGICLGLQAAVCMFARDAAGMPGATSAEFDAEAAYPVVDLMPEQQDVEDKGGTMRLGAYPCKVAPGTRAFEVYGEAVIYERHRHRYEVNNAFRERLVEAGLAVSGTSPDGRLVEMVELPGHPWFVASQGHPEFKSRPTRPHPLFCGFVNAAADRRG from the coding sequence ATGGCCAAGCACATCTTCGTCACCGGCGGCGTCGTCTCATCGCTCGGGAAGGGCATCACGGCCGCATCGCTCGGCCACCTGCTCAAGGCGCGCGGGTACAAGGTGACCATGCAGAAGATGGACCCGTACCTCAACGTCGACCCGGGCACCATGTCGCCCTTCCAGCACGGCGAGGTGTTCGTGACCGAAGACGGGCACGAGGGCGACCTCGACCTGGGGCATTACGAGCGCTTCATCGACGAGAACCTCACGCGCGAGTCCAACTTCACGCAGGGCTCCGTCTACCAGAGCCTCCTCGCGCGCGAGCGCCGCGGCGACTACCTGGGCGGCACGGTGCAGGTCATCCCGCACGTCACCGAGGCCATCAAGGCGCTCCTGCGCCGCATCGCCGAGACGACCGGCGCCGACATCGTCATCTCGGAGATCGGCGGCACCGTCGGCGACATCGAGTCGCTTCCCTTCATCGAGGCCGCGCGCCAGTTCAAGAAGGAGCTGCCGTACGGCGACGTGCTGTTCGTGCACGTGACGCTCGTGCCCTACATCGCCGCCGCCCACGAGGTGAAGACGAAGCCCACGCAGCATTCGGTGAAGGAGCTGCGCTCCATCGGCGTGCAGCCCGACTTCATCGTGTGCCGTTCGGACCACGAGATAGAGGCCGCGGTGCGCGAGAAGATCGCGCTGTTCTGCGACGTGCGGCCCGACGAGGTGCTGGCCTGCACCGACGCGCCGTCCATCTACGAGGTGCCGCTCGGCCTGCACGAGCAGCGCTTCGACGAGATGGTGCTCGACCGCTTCGGCCTCGAGCGGCGCGCGATCGACCTCGCGCCCCTGCGCTCGTTCCTCGCCGCGGCGGACGGCTGCGAAGGGGAGGTGGACGTCGCCGTGGTGGGGAAGTACGTGAGCCTGCCCGACGCGTACCTGTCGGTCATCGAGGCGCTCGGGCATGCGGGCGTGCGCCGCGGCCGCCGCGTGAACGTGCACCTCGTGGACGGCGAGGAGCTGTCGGACGGCAACGCGGACGAGGTGCTGGGCGGCATTGACGGCATCCTCGTGCCGGGCGGCTTCGGCCAGCGCGCGTTCGAGGGCAAGATCGCCGCCGCCCGCTACGCGCGCGAGCGGGGCGTTCCCTACCTGGGCATCTGCCTGGGGCTGCAGGCCGCCGTATGCATGTTCGCGCGCGACGCGGCCGGCATGCCCGGCGCCACGTCCGCCGAGTTCGACGCCGAGGCCGCCTATCCCGTCGTCGACCTCATGCCCGAGCAGCAGGACGTGGAGGACAAGGGCGGCACCATGCGCCTGGGGGCGTACCCGTGCAAGGTGGCGCCGGGCACCCGGGCGTTCGAGGTCTACGGCGAAGCCGTTATATATGAGCGGCATCGTCATCGTTATGAGGTGAACAACGCGTTCCGCGAGCGCCTCGTCGAGGCGGGGCTCGCGGTGTCGGGCACGTCGCCCGACGGGCGGCTCGTCGAGATGGTGGAGCTGCCCGGCCACCCGTGGTTCGTCGCCAGCCAGGGCCATCCCGAGTTCAAGAGCCGTCCCACGCGCCCGCATCCGCTGTTCTGCGGTTTCGTGAACGCGGCTGCCGACCGTCGCGGGTGA
- a CDS encoding LL-diaminopimelate aminotransferase, whose protein sequence is MRTATRLDHMAPYLFAQIDAKRDALRARGVDVISLGIGDPDLPTPAHIVDAMAAAVRDPQNHRYPDYAGSDAYRAACASWMERRFGVEVDPQREVLALIGSKEGIAHLCTAFLDPGDYVLAPSIGYPVYAGGATLASANAHFMPMREEDGFLADFSQVPDEVLARAKIMFLGYPNNPTGACATEEYFDRAIAFCLEHDLLLAHDNAYCDICFDGYRAPSILERLRARECCIEFFSLSKSYNMTGWRIAFACGNERAVGALGTVKNNLDSGPFTAVQDAAVAALAGSQDCVAELCALYERRRDLVVDALRSIGMECAVPKATIYVWAKVPAGETSASFATRLLERAHVIVTPGSGYGPGGEGYVRISLTTPDDRLLEAARRMKAAM, encoded by the coding sequence ATGAGGACGGCGACCCGCCTCGATCATATGGCCCCGTACCTGTTCGCGCAGATCGACGCGAAGCGCGATGCGCTGCGGGCGCGCGGCGTCGACGTCATCTCGCTCGGCATCGGCGACCCCGACCTGCCCACGCCCGCGCATATCGTGGACGCGATGGCGGCGGCCGTCCGCGACCCGCAGAACCACCGGTACCCCGACTACGCCGGGTCCGACGCCTACCGCGCGGCGTGCGCGTCGTGGATGGAGCGCCGCTTCGGGGTGGAGGTCGACCCGCAGCGCGAGGTGCTCGCGCTCATCGGCAGCAAGGAGGGCATCGCGCACCTTTGCACCGCCTTCCTCGATCCGGGCGACTACGTGCTGGCGCCTTCCATCGGCTACCCGGTGTACGCGGGCGGCGCCACGCTGGCCAGCGCGAACGCCCACTTCATGCCCATGCGCGAAGAGGACGGGTTCCTCGCCGACTTCTCGCAGGTGCCCGACGAGGTGCTGGCGCGCGCGAAGATCATGTTCCTGGGCTACCCGAACAACCCCACGGGCGCCTGCGCCACCGAGGAGTACTTCGACCGCGCCATCGCGTTCTGCCTCGAGCACGACCTGCTGCTCGCGCACGACAACGCCTACTGCGACATCTGCTTCGACGGCTACCGTGCGCCCTCCATCTTGGAGCGCCTGCGCGCGCGGGAGTGCTGCATCGAGTTCTTCAGCCTGTCGAAGTCCTACAACATGACGGGCTGGCGCATCGCCTTCGCCTGCGGCAACGAGCGGGCGGTGGGCGCGCTGGGCACGGTGAAGAACAACCTGGACTCGGGCCCGTTCACGGCCGTGCAGGACGCGGCCGTCGCCGCGCTTGCCGGCAGCCAGGACTGCGTGGCCGAGCTGTGCGCGCTCTACGAGCGCCGGCGCGACCTCGTGGTGGACGCGTTGCGCTCCATCGGGATGGAGTGCGCCGTGCCGAAGGCGACCATCTACGTGTGGGCGAAGGTGCCCGCCGGCGAGACGTCCGCGTCGTTCGCGACGAGGCTGCTGGAGCGGGCGCACGTGATCGTGACCCCCGGCAGCGGTTACGGCCCCGGCGGCGAAGGCTACGTCCGCATCTCGCTGACCACGCCCGACGACCGGTTGCTGGAAGCCGCCCGGCGCATGAAGGCGGCGATGTAG
- the dapF gene encoding diaminopimelate epimerase, with the protein MELEFAKLHGLGNDFVVVDDRARAIELTGAQVRRLCDRHIGVGADGVILVRPSDDPACAAYMHYLNADGTLAQMCGNGVRCFAKYLVDRGIVPSDARELVAGTLSGPKPIGFEADGDGRLVRATADMGAPTLDPAAVPVRAAANAVSAQGEEYVRDAPLASPWGMFRFTCVSMGNPHAVCFVDDWDALADELFADSSDKRLATFDVGRVGAFFEAHELFPEKANVEFATVGPRGLAMRVHERGCGETLACGTGACAVQVAASLTGRAGCENDVELRGGVLHIAWGDDGRVRMTGPAEESFAGRTVVA; encoded by the coding sequence ATGGAACTCGAATTCGCCAAACTGCACGGGTTGGGCAACGACTTCGTGGTCGTGGACGATCGGGCGCGTGCGATCGAGCTGACGGGCGCGCAGGTGCGGCGCCTGTGCGACCGCCATATCGGCGTCGGGGCCGACGGCGTGATCCTCGTGCGCCCCTCCGACGATCCTGCGTGCGCGGCCTACATGCACTACCTCAACGCCGACGGCACGCTCGCGCAGATGTGCGGCAACGGCGTGCGCTGCTTCGCGAAGTACCTCGTGGATCGCGGGATCGTGCCGTCGGATGCGCGCGAGCTCGTGGCCGGCACGCTGTCCGGGCCGAAGCCGATCGGCTTCGAGGCGGACGGCGACGGCAGGCTCGTGCGCGCCACGGCGGACATGGGCGCGCCGACGCTCGACCCGGCGGCGGTGCCGGTGCGCGCGGCGGCCAACGCCGTGAGCGCGCAGGGCGAGGAGTACGTGCGCGACGCGCCCCTCGCCTCGCCCTGGGGGATGTTCCGCTTCACGTGCGTGTCGATGGGCAACCCGCATGCCGTGTGCTTCGTCGACGACTGGGACGCCCTCGCCGACGAGCTGTTCGCCGACTCGTCCGACAAGCGTCTCGCCACGTTCGACGTGGGCCGGGTAGGCGCGTTCTTCGAGGCGCACGAGCTGTTCCCGGAGAAGGCGAACGTCGAGTTCGCCACGGTCGGCCCGCGGGGCCTCGCGATGCGCGTGCACGAGCGCGGTTGCGGCGAGACGCTGGCCTGCGGCACGGGGGCGTGCGCGGTGCAGGTGGCCGCGTCGCTCACCGGGCGCGCCGGCTGCGAGAACGACGTGGAGCTGCGCGGCGGCGTCCTGCACATCGCCTGGGGCGACGACGGCCGCGTTCGGATGACCGGTCCCGCAGAGGAGAGCTTCGCGGGAAGGACGGTGGTCGCATGA
- a CDS encoding class II glutamine amidotransferase → MEQRASLREGDVRIPSGCAIAGIMDRSGARHDGSDILASIALMHDRSNGLGGGFAAYGIYPEYRELYAFHIMYEARESRARTEAYLDEHFVVEKQERIPTERVPGIENPPDIWRYFLAPPPAPPGTDGFDEAEHTMRHVFHINAAVPGAFVASSGKDMGAFKGVGYPEDIGAFYRIEDYRAWLWTAHGRFPTNTPGWWGGAHPFTLLNWSIVHNGEISSYDANRRYVEQFGYDCALQTDTEVITYLFDLLIRRHGFSRETAARIMCAPAWDAIDRMEPERAAYEEALRCVYASALVNGPMSVILGSDEGLLALNDRLKLRALMAGEKGSMVYLASEQAAIEIVCPDVENVRSIEGGVPFVVRLDDRKEA, encoded by the coding sequence ATGGAGCAGCGCGCCAGCCTGCGCGAGGGGGACGTCAGAATACCGTCGGGATGCGCCATCGCCGGCATCATGGACCGCAGCGGCGCGCGCCACGACGGCAGCGACATCCTCGCCTCGATCGCGCTCATGCACGATCGCAGCAACGGCCTGGGAGGCGGGTTCGCCGCCTACGGCATCTACCCGGAGTACCGCGAGCTGTACGCGTTCCATATTATGTACGAGGCGCGCGAATCCCGCGCGCGGACCGAGGCGTACCTCGACGAGCACTTCGTCGTGGAGAAGCAGGAGCGCATCCCCACCGAGCGCGTGCCGGGCATCGAGAACCCGCCCGACATCTGGCGCTACTTCCTCGCGCCGCCGCCGGCCCCGCCCGGAACGGACGGCTTCGACGAGGCCGAGCACACCATGCGCCACGTCTTCCACATCAACGCTGCCGTTCCCGGTGCGTTCGTCGCCTCCTCCGGCAAGGACATGGGCGCGTTCAAGGGCGTGGGCTATCCCGAGGACATCGGCGCGTTCTACCGCATCGAGGACTACCGGGCGTGGCTGTGGACGGCGCACGGGCGCTTCCCCACGAACACGCCCGGCTGGTGGGGCGGCGCGCATCCGTTCACGCTGCTGAACTGGTCCATCGTGCACAACGGCGAGATATCCAGCTACGACGCGAACCGCCGCTACGTCGAGCAGTTCGGCTACGACTGCGCCCTGCAGACCGACACCGAGGTCATCACGTACCTGTTCGACCTGCTCATCCGCCGCCACGGCTTCTCGCGGGAAACCGCGGCGCGCATCATGTGCGCGCCGGCCTGGGACGCCATCGACCGGATGGAGCCCGAGCGCGCCGCCTACGAGGAGGCGCTGCGCTGCGTGTACGCGAGCGCGCTGGTCAACGGCCCCATGTCGGTGATCCTCGGCTCGGACGAGGGGCTGCTCGCGCTCAACGACCGCCTGAAGCTGCGCGCGCTCATGGCGGGCGAGAAGGGCAGCATGGTCTACCTCGCCTCCGAGCAGGCGGCCATCGAGATCGTGTGCCCCGACGTGGAGAACGTGCGCTCGATCGAAGGCGGCGTGCCCTTCGTCGTGCGGCTCGACGACCGAAAGGAGGCGTGA
- a CDS encoding glutamate synthase-related protein — MLDYLLPRYKVLRDQDQCVRCGVCEPSCANGVHRADDERGRLRADHARCVNCQRCVVTCPVQALAITAWPQVGNGSNNWTLSAMQDIAKQAQTGAVLLSSMGNPQPYPLYWDRLLLNASQVTNPSIDPLREPMETRVFLGSRPEALEVDERSHTVLTKMPPQIKLDVPLMFSAMSFGSVSLNAQMSLAMAAQELGTCFNTGEGGLHRDLERFGAHAVVQVASGRFGVDVRYLNAGAMIEIKIGQGAKPGIGGHLPGEKIDEEVSRTRMIPQGTDAISPAPHHDIYSIEDLRQLVFSLKEATRYAKPVAVKIAAVHNVAAIASGIARAGADVIVIDGFRGGTGAAPTRIRDNVGIPIELALAAVDQRLRDEGIRSRVSLVAGGSIRSSADVVRAVALGADAVYCASAALIALGCHQCQDCASGTCNWGIATQRPELTKRLDPEEGARRVVNLVRAWNREIQEMMGGMGINAIDSLRGNRLMLRGIGLTDRELDILGVKHAGA, encoded by the coding sequence ATGCTCGATTATCTGCTGCCGCGCTATAAAGTACTGCGCGACCAGGACCAATGCGTGCGCTGCGGCGTGTGCGAGCCGTCGTGCGCGAACGGGGTGCACCGCGCAGACGACGAGCGCGGCCGCCTGCGGGCCGACCACGCGCGCTGCGTGAACTGCCAGCGCTGCGTGGTCACGTGCCCCGTCCAGGCGCTCGCCATAACCGCATGGCCCCAGGTGGGAAACGGCTCGAACAACTGGACGCTCTCCGCGATGCAGGACATCGCCAAACAGGCCCAGACGGGCGCGGTGCTGCTGTCGTCCATGGGCAACCCGCAGCCCTACCCCCTCTACTGGGACCGCCTGCTGCTCAACGCGAGCCAGGTGACGAACCCCTCCATCGACCCCTTGCGCGAGCCCATGGAGACGCGCGTGTTCCTGGGCAGCCGCCCCGAGGCGCTCGAGGTGGACGAGCGCTCGCACACCGTCCTGACGAAGATGCCGCCCCAGATCAAGCTCGACGTGCCCCTCATGTTCTCGGCGATGAGCTTCGGCTCCGTCTCGCTGAACGCCCAGATGTCGCTCGCCATGGCCGCGCAGGAGCTGGGCACGTGCTTCAACACGGGCGAAGGCGGGCTGCATCGCGACCTCGAGCGCTTCGGCGCGCACGCCGTCGTGCAGGTGGCCTCGGGGCGCTTCGGGGTGGACGTGCGCTACCTCAACGCCGGCGCGATGATCGAGATCAAGATCGGCCAGGGCGCCAAGCCCGGCATCGGCGGGCACCTGCCGGGCGAGAAGATCGACGAGGAGGTGTCGCGCACCCGCATGATCCCGCAGGGCACCGACGCCATCTCGCCGGCGCCCCACCACGACATCTACTCCATCGAGGACCTGCGCCAGCTCGTCTTCTCGCTCAAGGAGGCAACCCGCTACGCCAAGCCCGTGGCCGTGAAGATCGCCGCCGTGCACAACGTGGCGGCCATCGCGTCGGGCATCGCCCGCGCCGGCGCCGACGTCATCGTGATCGACGGCTTCCGCGGCGGCACGGGCGCGGCCCCGACGCGCATCCGCGACAACGTGGGCATCCCCATCGAGCTGGCGCTGGCGGCGGTGGACCAGCGGCTGCGCGACGAGGGCATCCGCTCGCGGGTGAGCCTCGTGGCCGGCGGGTCCATCCGCTCCTCGGCCGACGTGGTGCGCGCCGTGGCGCTGGGGGCCGACGCGGTGTACTGCGCCTCGGCGGCCCTCATCGCGCTCGGGTGCCACCAGTGCCAGGACTGCGCCAGCGGCACGTGCAACTGGGGCATCGCCACGCAGCGGCCCGAGCTGACGAAGCGGCTGGACCCCGAGGAGGGCGCGCGGCGCGTGGTGAACCTCGTGCGCGCGTGGAACCGCGAGATACAGGAGATGATGGGCGGCATGGGCATCAACGCCATCGACAGCCTGCGCGGCAACCGCCTCATGCTGCGCGGCATCGGCCTCACCGATCGCGAGCTGGACATCCTCGGCGTGAAGCACGCGGGGGCGTGA
- a CDS encoding glutamate synthase codes for MGGTAMEAQTARMTAGAAEPAETVTLGTGHFTEANELVRAALERADAVEVREAFAQRYLGCALPRGKRLAIHGVPGNDMACYLDGGDVEVFGNAQDQIGNTMNDGRIVVHGRCGDAAGYGMRGGRIFVRDGCGWRVGIHMKQFEGKRPAIVVGGDAGSFLGEYLAGGVIALLGRPGPYLATGMHGGIIYLRLPIAPEDVQPGLVQEPVDEADRALLADLLGEYNRRFARELGREVDATGRGFVRIRPLTSRPYAALYS; via the coding sequence ATGGGAGGAACGGCGATGGAAGCGCAAACGGCGCGGATGACCGCGGGCGCGGCGGAGCCCGCGGAGACGGTGACGCTGGGAACCGGGCATTTCACCGAGGCGAACGAGCTGGTGCGCGCGGCCCTCGAGCGCGCCGACGCCGTGGAGGTGCGCGAGGCGTTCGCCCAGCGCTACCTGGGCTGCGCGCTGCCGCGGGGCAAGCGGCTGGCCATCCACGGCGTGCCGGGCAACGACATGGCCTGCTACCTGGACGGCGGGGACGTCGAGGTGTTCGGCAACGCCCAGGACCAGATCGGCAACACGATGAACGACGGCCGCATCGTCGTCCACGGGCGCTGCGGCGACGCGGCGGGCTACGGCATGCGGGGCGGGCGCATCTTCGTGCGCGACGGCTGCGGCTGGCGCGTGGGCATCCACATGAAACAGTTCGAGGGGAAGCGGCCCGCCATCGTCGTCGGCGGCGATGCGGGCAGCTTCCTCGGCGAGTACCTGGCCGGCGGCGTCATCGCGCTGCTCGGCCGCCCCGGGCCCTACCTGGCCACGGGCATGCACGGCGGCATCATCTACCTCCGGCTCCCCATCGCGCCGGAAGACGTGCAGCCCGGCCTCGTGCAGGAGCCCGTCGACGAGGCCGACCGCGCGCTGCTGGCCGACCTGCTGGGCGAATACAACCGCCGCTTCGCGCGCGAGCTCGGCCGCGAGGTGGACGCGACCGGCCGCGGCTTCGTCCGCATCCGCCCCCTTACCTCGCGTCCCTACGCCGCTCTGTACAGCTGA
- a CDS encoding DUF1846 domain-containing protein, translated as MRTGFDNDKYIALQAEHIRNRIDQFGGKLYLEFGGKLFDDYHAARVLPGFEPDSKIRMLKSLVDDVEVIIAINANDIEKSKVRGDLGITYDEDVLRLMDIFRSMGFATSGVVITHYANQPSAGAFRRRLESLGIKSYLHYPIAGYPYDIDHIVSDEGYGKNEYVETTRPLVVVTAPGPGSGKMATCLSQLYHEHERGIAAGYAKYETFPVWNLPLKHPVNIAYEAATVDLDDANTIDPFHLEAYGKTTVNYNRDVEIFPVLKAMMERISGTSPYQSPTDMGVNMAGNAIVDDDAVRDAAKMEIVRRYFQTAVEVKRLGVGQERMERLELLMNQAGVNASLSPARSAALLKEETTGGPAGAMVLPDGTVVTGKTSTLLGAASSLLMNALKGVAGVDDDIDVISDEAITPICRLKTDQLHSRNPRLHSDETLIALSISSATDPLAAKLIDHVNDLRGCDAFFSVILSATDEKLYRTLGINVCCEPKYEQHRYYHK; from the coding sequence ATGCGCACTGGATTCGACAACGACAAGTACATCGCGCTCCAAGCAGAGCATATCCGCAACCGCATCGACCAGTTCGGCGGCAAGCTCTACCTGGAATTCGGCGGAAAGCTGTTCGACGACTACCACGCCGCGCGCGTGCTGCCCGGCTTCGAGCCCGACTCCAAGATCCGCATGCTCAAGAGCCTCGTGGACGACGTCGAGGTGATCATCGCCATCAACGCCAACGACATCGAGAAGAGCAAGGTGCGCGGCGATCTGGGCATCACCTACGACGAGGACGTGCTGCGCCTCATGGACATCTTCCGCTCCATGGGCTTCGCCACGAGCGGCGTGGTGATCACGCACTACGCGAACCAGCCTTCGGCCGGCGCGTTCCGCCGCCGCCTCGAGAGCCTCGGCATCAAGAGCTACCTGCACTACCCCATCGCCGGCTACCCCTACGACATCGACCACATCGTCAGCGACGAGGGCTACGGCAAGAACGAGTACGTGGAAACGACGCGCCCCCTCGTGGTGGTGACGGCGCCCGGCCCCGGATCGGGCAAGATGGCCACCTGCCTGTCGCAGCTGTACCACGAGCACGAGCGCGGCATCGCCGCCGGCTACGCGAAGTACGAGACGTTCCCCGTGTGGAACCTGCCGCTCAAGCACCCCGTGAACATCGCCTACGAGGCGGCCACGGTCGACCTCGACGACGCGAACACCATCGATCCCTTCCACCTCGAAGCCTACGGAAAGACCACCGTCAACTACAACCGCGACGTGGAGATATTCCCCGTGCTCAAGGCCATGATGGAGCGCATCTCGGGCACGAGCCCGTACCAGTCGCCCACCGACATGGGTGTGAACATGGCCGGCAACGCCATCGTCGACGACGACGCCGTGCGCGATGCCGCCAAGATGGAGATCGTGCGCCGCTACTTCCAGACCGCGGTGGAGGTGAAGCGCCTCGGCGTGGGCCAGGAGCGCATGGAGCGCCTCGAGCTGCTCATGAACCAGGCCGGCGTGAACGCGAGCCTGTCGCCCGCGCGCTCGGCGGCGCTGTTGAAGGAGGAGACCACCGGCGGCCCGGCCGGCGCGATGGTGCTGCCCGACGGCACCGTGGTGACGGGCAAGACGTCCACGCTGCTGGGCGCCGCGTCGTCGCTGCTGATGAACGCGCTCAAGGGCGTGGCCGGCGTGGACGACGACATCGACGTGATCAGCGACGAGGCCATCACGCCCATCTGCCGCCTGAAGACCGACCAGCTGCACAGCCGCAACCCGCGCCTGCACTCCGACGAGACGCTCATCGCGCTGTCCATCAGCTCCGCCACCGACCCGCTGGCGGCCAAGCTCATCGACCACGTGAACGACCTGCGCGGATGCGACGCGTTCTTCAGCGTGATCCTGTCGGCCACCGACGAGAAGCTCTACCGCACGCTCGGCATCAACGTCTGCTGCGAGCCGAAGTACGAGCAGCACCGGTACTATCACAAGTAA
- a CDS encoding flagellar protein FliS, which produces MSEQETTSTQSLPVDDVEPNTSQHQTGSENAADGAVQGQGSDIPSDPVSASTATDTGASKTTSSASNAAAEVAKKTGKILGMSKHVFAGLVAVVAVSAAVVAGVVLTQQPALEDWYDSNAAQGQFEGKSKEEIQAALNEEVAKGMMNISIAASITFADGSSEGEARIENIAANPMDQKVVITLKDSGETVYESAAIAPDQHIQTIKLTKDLDPGEYAAVATFTGYDRETHKQTGQAAAEIVLNVEG; this is translated from the coding sequence ATGAGCGAGCAAGAGACGACGAGCACGCAGAGCCTTCCAGTAGACGATGTCGAACCGAACACCTCCCAGCATCAGACGGGCAGCGAAAACGCCGCCGATGGTGCCGTGCAGGGGCAGGGTTCCGACATACCTTCTGATCCGGTGTCTGCTTCGACCGCAACCGATACCGGGGCTTCCAAAACCACGTCATCCGCTTCAAACGCCGCAGCCGAAGTTGCCAAGAAAACCGGCAAGATCCTCGGCATGTCCAAGCACGTGTTCGCCGGCCTCGTGGCCGTCGTCGCCGTGTCCGCCGCGGTGGTGGCGGGCGTCGTGCTGACGCAGCAGCCCGCGCTGGAGGATTGGTACGACTCGAACGCCGCGCAAGGCCAGTTCGAGGGCAAGTCGAAGGAAGAGATCCAGGCGGCGCTCAACGAGGAAGTCGCCAAGGGCATGATGAACATCTCCATCGCGGCGTCCATCACGTTCGCCGACGGCTCGTCCGAGGGCGAGGCGCGCATCGAGAACATCGCCGCGAACCCGATGGACCAGAAGGTCGTCATCACGTTGAAGGACTCGGGCGAGACGGTGTACGAATCCGCCGCCATCGCGCCCGACCAGCATATTCAAACGATCAAACTCACGAAGGATCTCGATCCTGGCGAATACGCCGCCGTTGCCACGTTCACCGGCTACGACCGCGAGACGCACAAGCAAACCGGCCAAGCGGCCGCTGAAATTGTTTTGAACGTCGAAGGCTAA
- a CDS encoding helix-turn-helix transcriptional regulator: protein MLPEGMLTGIVVAATAVLFVACCMQIARASFLERASRADVRLAVFWVLAFAASVIGCLAFTEAYGNEVAALYASALCVAALAAGRLLLRSWRAGEAAELARMAELRALVDRYREGEDSVEARCARAARTFDLTRREEEVLALLLEGRTRSEIARELYVSGDTVKTHIRNLYRKTGVAGKDELVEAMGVQG from the coding sequence ATGCTTCCCGAGGGCATGTTGACCGGCATCGTCGTAGCCGCGACGGCCGTTTTGTTCGTCGCCTGCTGCATGCAGATCGCGCGCGCGTCGTTCTTGGAGCGCGCCTCGCGTGCCGACGTGAGGCTCGCCGTGTTCTGGGTGCTTGCGTTCGCCGCTTCCGTCATCGGGTGCCTCGCCTTCACCGAGGCGTACGGCAACGAGGTCGCCGCGCTCTACGCGAGCGCGCTCTGCGTCGCGGCGTTGGCCGCGGGCCGGCTCCTCCTGCGATCGTGGCGCGCGGGCGAGGCTGCCGAACTCGCGCGCATGGCCGAGCTGCGTGCGCTCGTCGATCGGTATCGGGAGGGGGAGGACTCCGTCGAGGCCCGGTGTGCGCGGGCGGCGCGGACGTTCGATCTGACGCGGCGCGAGGAGGAGGTTCTGGCCTTGCTGCTGGAGGGGCGCACGCGCTCCGAGATCGCGCGCGAGCTGTACGTATCGGGCGATACGGTGAAGACGCATATTCGGAACCTGTACCGCAAAACGGGCGTGGCGGGGAAGGACGAACTCGTCGAGGCGATGGGCGTGCAAGGCTGA
- a CDS encoding carbohydrate ABC transporter permease, whose translation MRVKPLRPSIVQRGAGAAFLAPSLIGLAIFFVAPFVDVARRSFTNTSGERFVGLDNYATVLGNDAFALAAGNTARFVLVCIPLLLALSLAIAVALRKATPFRRFMKASLLVPLAIPAFTAALLIDVFFNAEGIVNGMLSALGGEPAAWLSGDAALFVLVADYVWRNLGYCVILWLAALSGIPASLYEAARIDGAGAWLTARRITLPLVVPSCFVVATLAVINAFKVYREAYLVAGSYPPESIYLVGHVFNNWFASLSVGKLAAGGMLLSLVLLAVVGLLFRAWGKQGGGRR comes from the coding sequence GTGCGAGTCAAGCCCCTTCGTCCTTCGATCGTCCAGCGCGGCGCCGGCGCCGCTTTCCTGGCCCCGAGCCTCATCGGCCTCGCGATCTTCTTCGTAGCGCCCTTCGTCGACGTGGCGCGCCGATCGTTCACGAACACCTCGGGAGAGCGGTTCGTCGGCCTGGACAACTACGCCACCGTGCTCGGCAACGACGCGTTCGCGCTCGCGGCGGGCAACACGGCGCGCTTCGTGCTCGTGTGCATACCCCTGCTCCTCGCGCTTTCGCTGGCGATCGCCGTCGCCCTGCGCAAGGCGACGCCGTTTCGCCGTTTCATGAAGGCGTCGCTGCTCGTCCCGCTGGCCATTCCCGCGTTCACCGCCGCGCTGCTGATCGACGTGTTCTTCAACGCCGAGGGCATCGTGAACGGCATGCTGTCCGCCCTGGGAGGCGAGCCTGCGGCGTGGCTTTCCGGCGACGCGGCGCTTTTCGTGCTGGTGGCGGACTACGTCTGGCGCAACCTGGGCTATTGCGTGATTCTGTGGCTTGCGGCGCTGTCGGGCATACCGGCGAGCCTCTACGAGGCGGCGCGCATCGACGGCGCCGGCGCCTGGCTCACGGCGCGGCGCATCACGCTGCCGCTCGTGGTGCCCTCGTGCTTCGTCGTGGCCACGCTCGCGGTGATCAACGCGTTCAAGGTGTACCGCGAAGCGTACCTCGTGGCGGGAAGCTATCCGCCCGAGAGCATCTACCTCGTGGGACACGTGTTCAACAACTGGTTCGCCAGCCTGTCGGTGGGCAAGCTGGCGGCGGGCGGCATGCTGCTGAGCCTCGTGCTGCTGGCGGTGGTGGGCCTGCTGTTTCGCGCGTGGGGCAAGCAGGGAGGCGGGCGGCGATGA